DNA from Candidatus Aminicenantes bacterium:
CCGACCATCGTGGTCGGCGGCCGGCTCAACACCCTGGGAGCCAACGCCCGGCTGGGCGCCGGCAACTTCTTCGTGGCCGAGGCCGACGAGAGCGACCGCTCCTTCCTGATGCTCTCCCCCTTCATCGCGGTCCTGACCAATATCGACGCCGAGCACCTGGACCAGTACAAAGGGGTCGAGGAGATCAAGAAGGACTTCATCAGCTTCGCCAACAAGGTCCCCTTCTATTGCCCGGTCATCCTCTGCTTGGACGATCCCAACCTGCAGAGCATCATCCCCCAGCTCGAGCGCCGGATGATCACCTACGGCTTCTCGGCCCAGTCGGACATCTACGCCCGCGACCTGTCCTTCGCGGCCTTCTCCAGCCGGTCCGAGCTGCACTATAAAGGGCGGGCGCTGGGGACGATGAAGCTCAACGTCCCGGGCAAGCACATGGTCTCCAACGCCATGGCCGCCGTGGCCGTGGGGCTGGACCTGGACATCCCGCCCGGGCAGATCCTGGAATCGATCGAAAGCTACGCCGGGACGGGCCGCCGCTTCGAGCTCAAGGGCGAGCCGAACGGAATCATGGTCGTCGAAGACTACGGCCACCACCCGACCGAGATCAAAGCCACTTTGGACGGGGCTAAGCGCGGCTGGGAGCGACGCCTGGTCGCCGTGTTCCAGCCCCACCGTTACACCCGGACGGCTCATTTGTTGGACGACTTCGCCCTGGCTTTCAATCAGGCCGACGTGCTGATGCTGACCGAGATCTACCCGGCCGGCGAGACGCCCATCCCCGGCGTCAGCGGCAAGGGCCTTTTTGAGGAGATCGTCCGCTTCGGCCACAAGGACGTCCATTTCGAGCCCGAGATGGGGCGCATCCCGGCCGCGTTGGAAACGCTTCTTCGCCCCGGCGACATCGTCATCGTCCTGGGCGCCGGCAACATCAACCGGATCGTCCCCGAGCTCCTGGAGCGGCTGGAGAAGCGGACATGAGCGTGAGCCGAAGCGCCGCCCTCTCCGACGGCGCGCACTTCCAGCGGGGCAGCGCCGGC
Protein-coding regions in this window:
- the murC gene encoding UDP-N-acetylmuramate--L-alanine ligase, producing MVKPTYRKLKHIHMIGIGGTGMNGIAEVLINLGYKVTGSDVGTNEATLRLTKLGAKVAQGHQAENIHGADVVVTSTAIKEANVEVREARRLQIPVIPRAEMLAELMRMKMGIAVAGSHGKTTTTSIIATVLDKAGFDPTIVVGGRLNTLGANARLGAGNFFVAEADESDRSFLMLSPFIAVLTNIDAEHLDQYKGVEEIKKDFISFANKVPFYCPVILCLDDPNLQSIIPQLERRMITYGFSAQSDIYARDLSFAAFSSRSELHYKGRALGTMKLNVPGKHMVSNAMAAVAVGLDLDIPPGQILESIESYAGTGRRFELKGEPNGIMVVEDYGHHPTEIKATLDGAKRGWERRLVAVFQPHRYTRTAHLLDDFALAFNQADVLMLTEIYPAGETPIPGVSGKGLFEEIVRFGHKDVHFEPEMGRIPAALETLLRPGDIVIVLGAGNINRIVPELLERLEKRT